A window of the Chaetodon trifascialis isolate fChaTrf1 chromosome 9, fChaTrf1.hap1, whole genome shotgun sequence genome harbors these coding sequences:
- the LOC139336230 gene encoding delta(3,5)-Delta(2,4)-dienoyl-CoA isomerase, mitochondrial-like produces the protein MLSVIVKSALTKYSLPCQAVFRAMSSSAGPSPPYTTLAISQPAEFITHVELHRPDKLNTMNKAFWREMVDCFNEISENPDCRVVVVSGAGKIFTAGIDLHDLASSVLQPEGDDTARLSWNMRKTIMKYQDTFSVIERCPRPVVVAVHGACIGGGLDLITACDIRLCTQDAWFQVKEADIGLAADLGTLQRLPKVIGSRSLVNELALTVRKMYADEAKSCGLVSRVFADKEAMMAGALEMAREIAGRSPIAIQGTKINLLYSRDHSVEEGLHYIASWNMSMLQSQDVMKSAQASMEKKSPKAMVFSKL, from the exons ATGTTGTCCGTCATTGTCAAGTCAGCTCTCACGAAAT ACAGCCTGCCCTGCCAGGCTGTGTTCAGGGCCATGTCGTCTTCAGCGGGTCCCAGTCCTCCTTACACCACGCTGGCCATCAGTCAGCCGGCAGAGTTCATCACACACGTGGAGCTTCACCGTCCAGACAAACTCAACACCATGAACAAAGCTTTCTGGAG AGAGATGGTGGACTGCTTCAATGAGATATCTGAGAACCCGGACTGCAGAGTGGTGGTGGTCTCTGGAGCGGGGAAGATCTTCACGGCTG GTATCGACCTCCACGACTTGGCCAGCAGCGTGCTCCAACCAGAGGGCGACGACACGGCCAGGCTTTCCTGGAACATGAGGAAAACGATCATGAAGTATCAGGACACGTTCTCCGTCATAGAGAGG TGTCCAAGGCCTGTCGTGGTGGCCGTCCATGGAGCCTGTATTGGAGGAG GTCTTGACCTGATCACAGCCTGTGACATCCGCCTGTGTACCCAGGACGCCTGGTTTCAGGTGAAG GAAGCGGACATTGGACTTGCGGCAGATCTTGGAACTCTCCAGAGGCTTCCCAAAGTCATCGGCAGCCGCAG cctggTGAACGAGTTGGCTCTGACTGTCAGGAAGATGTACGCCGATGAGGCGAAGAGCTGCGGCCTGGTCAG CCGGGTGTTTGCAGATAAGGAGGCCATGATGGCCGGAGCGCTGGAGATGGCCAGGGAGATCGCAGGCCGCAGCCCCATCGCTATACAGGGCACCAAAATCAACCTCCTCTACTCCAGAGACCACAGCGTAGAAGAAGGGCTGCACTACATt GCCTCCTGGAACATGAGCATGCTTCAGTCTCAAGATGTGATGAAATCGGCTCAGGCCTCCATGGAGAAGAAAAGTCCCAAGGCGATGGTTTTCTCCAAACTCTAA
- the srsf7a gene encoding serine and arginine rich splicing factor 7a isoform X2 gives MSYYSSRSSSRATDCKVYVGDLGNGAAKGELERAFSYYGPLRSVWVARNPPGFAFVEFEDPRDAEDAVKGMDGKVLCGSRVRVEMSTGLSRKGRGRPSRRQFDPNDRCYQCGDRGHYAYDCYRFSKRGGRRSRSRSRSRSRSRSRSRGRRYRSRSRSRSRSHSHSRSRRRSPSYSRRRSRSGSQARSKSRTPARSRSRSRSRSGSAPRGRSASRSRSRSPSANHKRSSRSRSASPNRSPSPADD, from the exons ATGTCATACTATTCATCCCGTAGTTCGTCTCGGGCCACTGACTGTAAAGTGTACGTGGGTGATTTGGGCAATGGTGCTGCCAAGGGCGAGCTGGAGCGAgcattcagttattatggcCCACTGAGGAGCGTCTGGGTGGCCAGGAACCCGCCTGGGTTTGCCTTTGTGGAGTTTGAGGATCCCAGAGATGCAGAAGATGCTGTGAAAGGCATGGATGGAAA GGTTCTTTGTGGTTCCCGTGTTCGTGTGGAGATGTCAACAGGCCTCTCCAGGAAGGGCCGCGGGCGCCCTAGCCGACGCCAGTTTGACCCCAATGATCGGTGTTACCAGTGTGGGGACCGGGGCCACTATGCCTACGACTGCTACCGCTTTAGCAAGAGAGGAGGTCGTCGCAGCAG GTCTCGTTCTCGATCGCGCTCCAGGTCGAGGTCCAGGTCTCGTGGACGCCGCTAtcgctctcgctctcgctcCCGCAGCcgcagccacagccacagccg GAGCCGTCGCAGATCTCCATCCTATTCCAGACGTAGGAGCAG GTCTGGTTCCCAAGCCCGTTCCAAGTCCAGGACTCCAGCAAGAAG tcGCTCCAGATCTCGGTCCCGGTCTGGCTCTGCACCCAGAGGCCGCTCTGCCTCCCGATCCCGCTCACGATCTCCGTCAGCAAACCACAAGAGGAGCAG tcgTTCCCGTTCAGCAAGTCCAAACCGAAGCCCTTCGCCAGCAGACGACTGA
- the srsf7a gene encoding serine and arginine rich splicing factor 7a isoform X1 produces MSYYSSRSSSRATDCKVYVGDLGNGAAKGELERAFSYYGPLRSVWVARNPPGFAFVEFEDPRDAEDAVKGMDGKVLCGSRVRVEMSTGLSRKGRGRPSRRQFDPNDRCYQCGDRGHYAYDCYRFSKRGGRRSRSRSRSRSRSRSRSRGRRYRSRSRSRSRSHSHSRSRRRSPSYSRRRSRSGSQARSKSRTPARSRSRSRSRSGSAPRGRSASRSRSRSPSANHKRSSVWWELSTALTPQLIPGPGSASWRCVRPAGG; encoded by the exons ATGTCATACTATTCATCCCGTAGTTCGTCTCGGGCCACTGACTGTAAAGTGTACGTGGGTGATTTGGGCAATGGTGCTGCCAAGGGCGAGCTGGAGCGAgcattcagttattatggcCCACTGAGGAGCGTCTGGGTGGCCAGGAACCCGCCTGGGTTTGCCTTTGTGGAGTTTGAGGATCCCAGAGATGCAGAAGATGCTGTGAAAGGCATGGATGGAAA GGTTCTTTGTGGTTCCCGTGTTCGTGTGGAGATGTCAACAGGCCTCTCCAGGAAGGGCCGCGGGCGCCCTAGCCGACGCCAGTTTGACCCCAATGATCGGTGTTACCAGTGTGGGGACCGGGGCCACTATGCCTACGACTGCTACCGCTTTAGCAAGAGAGGAGGTCGTCGCAGCAG GTCTCGTTCTCGATCGCGCTCCAGGTCGAGGTCCAGGTCTCGTGGACGCCGCTAtcgctctcgctctcgctcCCGCAGCcgcagccacagccacagccg GAGCCGTCGCAGATCTCCATCCTATTCCAGACGTAGGAGCAG GTCTGGTTCCCAAGCCCGTTCCAAGTCCAGGACTCCAGCAAGAAG tcGCTCCAGATCTCGGTCCCGGTCTGGCTCTGCACCCAGAGGCCGCTCTGCCTCCCGATCCCGCTCACGATCTCCGTCAGCAAACCACAAGAGGAGCAG CGTGTGGTGGGAGCTGAGCACTGCACTGACACCGCAGCTGATCCCAGGCCCAGGGTCTGCCAGCTGGCGGTGTGTACGTCCTGCGGGAGGGTGA
- the LOC139336222 gene encoding delta(3,5)-Delta(2,4)-dienoyl-CoA isomerase, mitochondrial-like has product MSSSAGPSPPYTTLAISQPAEFITHVELHRPDKLNTMNKAFWREMVDCFNEISENPDCRVVVVSGAGKSFTAGLDLNDLIGDMIQPEGDDTARLSWNLRKTIMKYQDTFSVIERCPKPVVVAVHGACIGGGLDLITACDIRLCTQDAWFQVKEADIGLAADLGTLQRLPKVIGSRSLVNELALTVRKMYADEAKSCGLVSRVFADKEAMMAGALEMAGEIAGRSPIAIQGTKINLLYSRDHSVEEGLHYIASWNMSMLQSQDVMKSAQASMEKKSPKAMVFSKL; this is encoded by the exons ATGTCGTCTTCAGCGGGTCCCAGTCCTCCTTACACCACGCTGGCCATCAGTCAGCCGGCAGAGTTCATCACACACGTGGAGCTTCACCGTCCAGACAAACTCAACACCATGAACAAAGCTTTCTGGAG AGAGATGGTGGACTGCTTCAATGAGATATCTGAGAACCCGGACTGCAGAGTGGTGGTGGTCTCTGGAGCAGGGAAGAGCTTCACGGCTG GTCTCGACCTCAACGACTTAATTGGCGACATGATCCAACCAGAGGGCGACGACACGGCCAGGCTTTCCTGGAACTTGAGGAAAACGATCATGAAGTATCAGGACACGTTCTCCGTCATAGAGAGG TGTCCAAAGCCTGTCGTGGTGGCCGTCCATGGAGCCTGTATTGGAGGAG GTCTTGACCTGATCACAGCCTGTGACATCCGCCTGTGTACCCAGGACGCCTGGTTTCAGGTGAAG GAAGCGGACATTGGACTTGCGGCAGATCTTGGAACTCTCCAGAGGCTTCCCAAAGTCATCGGCAGCCGCAG cctggTGAACGAGTTGGCTCTGACTGTCAGGAAGATGTACGCCGATGAGGCGAAGAGCTGCGGCCTGGTCAG CCGGGTGTTTGCAGATAAGGAGGCCATGATGGCCGGAGCGCTGGAGATGGCCGGGGAGATCGCAGGCCGCAGCCCCATCGCTATACAGGGCACCAAAATCAACCTCCTCTACTCCAGAGACCACAGCGTAGAAGAAGGGCTGCACTACATt GCCTCCTGGAACATGAGCATGCTTCAGTCTCAAGATGTGATGAAATCGGCTCAGGCCTCCATGGAGAAGAAAAGTCCCAAGGCGATGGTTTTCTCCAAACTCTAA
- the LOC139336077 gene encoding heterogeneous nuclear ribonucleoprotein L-like, whose translation MATAANRYYSEDGRATKRQKTDGMATGYEDPHKTLPSVVVHVRGLVDGVTEADLVEALQEFGVISYVVVMPKKRQALVEYKDMNGSSTAVTYAADNQVYIAGHPAFINYSTSQKISRPGDSDDSRSVNNVLLLTIMNPIYPITTDVLYTICNNCGPVQRIVIFRKNGVQAMVEFDSVQSAQRAKASLNGADIYSGCCTLKIEYAKPTRLNVFKNDQDTWDYTNPNLGGPDGDADGNGSGADDVNANPNKRQRQPALLGDHPPEYGGGYHGYDESYGSPPYESRRMGPPMRGRGGRSYGPGYGPPPPPPGEYGGHAESPVVMLYGLDPVKMNADRVFNIFCLYGNVERVKFMKSKPGAAMVEMGDCYAVDRAITHLNNTFLFAQRLNVCVSKQQAIVPGQCYELEDGTSSFKDFHGSRNNRFTSPEQAAKNRIQHPSNVLHFFNAQPDVTPEVFSQICEEIGVKCPGNVKMFTGKSGAAPNDRSASGLLEWESINDAMEALAMMNHYQMKNAAGPYPYTLKLCFSTVQHAN comes from the exons ATGGCTACTGCGGCGAACCGATACTACAGCGAAGACGGGAGGGCAacgaaaagacagaaaaccGACGGGATGGCCACG GGATATGAAGATCCACATAAGACCCTCCCGTCGGTGGTGGTGCACGTCCGGGGCCTGGTGGACGGTGTCACGGAGGCTGACCTTGTGGAGGCCTTGCAAGAATTTGGAGTAATCAG CTATGTGGTTGTGATGCCCAAGAAGCGCCAGGCACTGGTGGAGTACAAAGACATGAACGGATCATCCACAGCCGTAACCTATGCTGCAGACAACCAGGTTTACATCGCCGGCCACCCAGCCTTTATCAACTACTCCACCAGCCAGAAGATCTCCAGGCCGGGAGACTCTGACGACTCCAGAAGTGTTAACAACGTCCTCCTGCTCACCATCATGAACCCCATCTACCCCATCACCACG GATGTCCTCTACACTATCTGCAACAACTGTGGGCCTGTCCAGAGAATCGTCATCTTCAGGAAGAACGGCGTCCAGGCCATGGTTGA ATTTGACTCTGTGCAAAGCGCCCAGCGCGCCAAGGCGTCGCTCAACGGAGCAGACATCTACTCTGGCTGCTGCACGCTGAAGATCGAGTACGCCAAG CCCACTCGCCTGAATGTGTTCAAGAATGACCAAGACACCTGGGACTACACGAATCCCAACCTCGGAGGCCCAG ATGGTGATGCAGATGGCAATGGGAgcggtgcag ATGATGTGAATGCCAACCCCAACAAGCGTCAGAGGCAGCCTGCTCTGCTGGGCGACCACCCTCCAGAGTACG GAGGTGGTTACCACGGCTACGATGAGAGCTATGGCTCTCCACCATATGAGAGTCGCCGCATGGGTCCACCAATGAGAGGCCGTGGAGGAAGGAGCTACGGGCCAGGCTACGgaccccctccccctccccccggCGAGTACGGTGGCCACGCTGAGTCTCCAGTCGTCATGTTGTATGGACTGGACCCTGTCAAGATGAATGCTGACCGTGTCTTCAACATCTTCTGTCTGTATGGCAACGTGGAGCGG GTGAAGTTCATGAAGAGTAAGCCTGGGGCCGCCATGGTGGAAATGGGAGACTGCTATGCGGTGGACCGCGCCATCACTCACCTCAACAACACCTTTCTCTTTGCTCAGAGACTGAATGTGTG CGTGTCCAAGCAGCAGGCCATCGTCCCTGGTCAGTGCTATGAGCTGGAAGACGGAACAAGCAGCTTCAAGGACTTCCACGGCTCTAGGAACAACCGGTTCACCTCACCGGAGCAGGCGGCCAAAAACCGCATCCAGCACCCGAGCAACGTGTTGCACTTCTTCAATGCCCAGCCGGATGTCACACCGGAGGTCTTCTCTCAG ATCTGTGAGGAGATTGGTGTCAAGTGTCCCGGCAACGTCAAGATGTTCACAGGAAAGA GTGGCGCAGCTCCCAATGACCGCAGCGCTTCAGGTCTGCTGGAGTGGGAGTCCATCAACGACGCCATGGAGGCCCTCGCCATGATGAACCACTACCAGATGAAGAACGCAG cTGGTCCGTACCCCTACACCCTCAAACTGTGCTTCTCCACCGTTCAGCACGCCAACTGA